A window from Megalobrama amblycephala isolate DHTTF-2021 linkage group LG9, ASM1881202v1, whole genome shotgun sequence encodes these proteins:
- the LOC125275548 gene encoding acyl-coenzyme A thioesterase 5-like produces the protein MFSVLKYVFTPLARNALAKMHYSSGVSIRLLPSYKCSFEDPVQVTVSGLNPQQRVDLRSKITDENGLVFKASATYQADGSGQVDLNRDPSLGGSFTGVEPMGLFWALKADVVSCKFALTDVTRPALVDIECVSDDKVIAKVTNERHCMTDGVRRIPVTEGRIRGTLFMPPGKGPFPGILDTYVFRGGPFELRAALLAKRGFAVFALAFQGYQDLPKRADRFHLEYFEEGIDFLRQQPEVKDQKIGLVSISKSGDLALSMATFLPGISATIWINGCNANTLVPIYYKDICVPPLMFDVKRSKMTPSGFVDIGDAMNDPMSKEGLPSVIPIECASGNFMFIMSEADRNWQSAYYAKLACDRLKAHGKHNYELVRYEKAGHFIEVPYMPFCLANYHGAANQVVFFGGEPKAHSEAQLDAWARMVNFFKKHLAAAEHNCRSML, from the exons ATGTTTTCAGTGCTGAAATATGTATTTACCCCTCTCGCAAGAAACGCTCTTGCAAAAATGCACTACAGTTCGGGGGTCAGCATTAGGCTTTTGCCCAGTTATAAGTGCTCTTTTGAAGACCCAGTGCAAGTGACCGTGAGTGGCTTAAATCCACAACAGCGCGTGGATCTGCGCTCTAAAATCACCGATGAAAATGGACTTGTATTCAAAGCTTCGGCGACCTACCAAGCTGACGGCAGTGGTCAAGTTGACCTCAACCGCGACCCTTCTCTTGGTGGAAGCTTTACCGGAGTTGAACCAATGGGCTTATTCTGGGCACTAAAAGCAGACGTCGTAAGCTGCAAGTTTGCCCTAACAGACGTGACGCGCCCTGCTCTCGTTGATATTGAATGTGTCAGTGACGATAAAGTCATCGCCAAAGTAACAAACGAGAGACACTGCATGACCGATGGTGTACGGAGAATTCCTGTAACCGAAGGCAGGATCAGGGGAACTCTTTTTATGCCACCTG gTAAAGGACCATTTCCTGGGATTTTGGATACATATGTGTTTAGAGGAGGTCCTTTTGAGTTGAGGGCAGctctgctggcaaaaagaggCTTTGCCGTTTTTGCTTTGGCTTTCCAAGGTTACCAAGATTTACCCAAAAGAGCTGACAGATTTCACCTCGAGTACTTTGAAGAAGGTATAGATTTCCTGCGACAACAGCCAGAG gtCAAAGATCAAAAAATTGGTCTAGTGTCCATATCAAAGAGTGGAGATCTCGCTTTGTCAATGGCAACATTCCTGCCTGGTATATCGGCCACCATTTGGATCAATGGATGCAATGCCAATACTTTGGTCCCGATCTACTACAAAGACATCTGTGTTCCACCCCTCATGTTTGACGTTAAGAGATCAAAAATGACACCGTCAGGCTTTGTGGATATTGGGGATGCCATGAATGACCCAATGTCCAAAGAAGGCCTTCCTAGCGTTATTCCCATTGAGTGTGCCTCTGGTAACTTCATGTTTATAATGTCAGAAGCCGACAGGAATTGGCAAAGTGCCTATTATGCAAAACTTGCATGTGACAGACTCAAAGCACACGGGAAACATAACTATGAGCTGGTGAGGTATGAAAAAGCGGGTCACTTTATTGAGGTGCCTTATATGCCCTTTTGTCTGGCTAATTATCATGGTGCAGCTAACCAGGTGGTTTTCTTTGGTGGGGAACCTAAGGCTCATTCAGAAGCACAGTTGGACGCATGGGCGAGGATGGTgaattttttcaaaaaacacttaGCGGCTGCTGAGCACAACTGCAGATCTATGCTGTAA